Within Fimbriiglobus ruber, the genomic segment GTACGAGACGAGCGTCAACGACGGCACCGAGGTCGATCCTGAAATACTCGATTACGTTCGCGAGCAGGACAAGAAGTTCGAGATTCTCCGCAACTGCGTCGAGTTCCTCGATCTGGGCCGGACCTTCGGCATCCGCGTGGCCCTGTTCAATGTCGAGTCGCCCGATCCGGAGTATTACAGCAAGCCTTTCAACCCCGACGGCGTGAAACCCGGCAGCTACAAGGGCATCAGCCAGATCGACCCGTACTGGATCACGCCCGAATTAGGTGGCGATGCCGCGGCCAATCCCGCCGCCCCGGATTTCTACGAGCCGACGTGGTGGCGGATCAACGGCCAGCGGGTCCACCGCACGCATCTGGTGATCTTCCGCAATGGCAACCTGCCGGACATCCTGAAGCCTGCCTACCTCTACGGTGGGTTGCCCATCCCGCAACTCATCGCCGAGCGCGTCTACGCCGCCGAGCGGACGGCCAACGAGGCCCCGATGTTGGCCGCGACCAAGCGTATGATGGTCATGAAGGCGGACCTGACGCAGATCGTCGCCAATCAGCAGCAGTTCGACGCGCGGATGGCCTACCAAACGCAGGTGCAGAACAATTACGGCGTCAAATTCGTGGGGCTGGATGACGAATTCCAGCAGTTCGACACGTCTCTGGCCGACCTGGATGCCGTTATCATGACGCAGTTCCAGATCGTGGCCGCGGCAGCCGGAGTTCCTGCTACAAAATTGCTCGGGACGAGTCCCAAGGGCTTCAACGCGACCGGCGAGTTCGAGGAATCGAGCTACCACGAGGAACTGGAGAGTTACCAGCAGCACGACCTGTCGCCGCTGGTCAATCGACATCACTTATTGCTGGTCCGGTCACACGTCGCGCCGAAGTTCAAAATCAAACCGTTCAACACCGAAGTTGCCTGGAAGCCGGTTGACGCCTTGACCGCGGACGAGCAAGCGGAAGTCAACCTGAAGAAAGCACAGACCGACGTTCATCTCGCGGAAGCGGGAGCCGTTGACGGCACGGACATTCGCCAGCGGCTGATTACCGATCCGGATTCGGGTTACAACGGGATGGACCCTGTGGTTCCCAATGGCCCCGGCGACCGCGAGTTCCAGGCGGAAATAGCGGCCCAGTCCTCGGAATCGGAGATCAACCCGGACGAGAATGAAACGGCCGAATAAAGGAGAAACGAATATGAAACCCGCCGCCGAAAGAGTTAGGTCGCTGCTCTATTACAAATCCTATGAATTAAAAGAGCCATTTACTTGGCAAGACTGGTATGGCCTCGCTTTGAAAGCAGCCGATTCTCACGCAGAATACGGCGAGCTTATGATAAAAATTGACGGCTCCTTCTATCCAGCCGATCAACTTGCGTGGCTCATCATGACGGGAGAATGGCCGGATCATGAGATCATTCACGCCGACGGCAACAAACTGAACAACTCCTGGGACAACATCAAAGAAAAGGTTCTGTCGGCCAAGGCGGCGTAATGCTTTCGGTCCGCAAGCAGCCCTGGTCGAATCGCTCGCAGAAGGGCATCATCAAGGGCAAGCCGCTTAATCCCTCTGCGGCGATCGAGCAACGATACTACAACGCCCTGCACGTCCTGATCGCGAGGATGCTTGCCGAGACGGAACTCGAACTCAGAAAGCTGTTCAAGACCGAACACGCCGAGGAGTTCTTCGCCCAGGATGCTAGCATATCGAGTCAGGCCCGCATCCTGACCAACGCCCTGATCAAGAAGTACACCGACCTGTTCGCCTCTCTCTCCAGACCGATGGCCGAGGAATTCGCCCGGGAATCGAACAAGTCCAGTGACATCGCCGTCAAATCGAGCATCCGCCACCTGAGTGACGAACTCGCGCTCTCGACGAAAACCATCACCTCGGGTCCGTTAAACGACATCCTGACCGCCACCGTGGCGGAGAACGTTGGGCTCATCAAGTCCATCCCGGCCCAGTACCTGGGCGGCGTCCAGGGCGCGGTCATGCGGTCGATCACCACCGGCAACGGGATGCAAGACCTGGTGCCGTACTTGCAAAAGCACAAGGGGATTACTCTGCGGCGGGCGCGGATGATCAGTCAGGACCAGGTGAAGAAAAGTTTTAGCGCGTTGAGCAAAGCCCGAATGGAGAAGGTGGGTGTGACCTCGTACATCTGGCGGCATACGGCTGGCTCACGTCACCCGAGAAAATTGCACATAGGGATGTCGGGATCGATTTTTCGCTACGACGATCCGCCGGTAATTGACGAGAAAACGGGCGAGCGCGGCATTCCCGGACAGGCGATTAACTGCGCCTGCCGGATGCAGCCGGTACTGAACTTTGAAGAATAGCTTTCATTCCCTGAATCCATGCGGCGTGTGGCAAGAGTGTTCGATGGAATGGCAGTTCGGACATAGCACTTCCAAATTGCCCATGTCATTGTTTTTCCGATTTCGATCCTTGTGGTGAACGCCCAGGATTTCCCGATGAGAATCATACCCGCAGCGTTCACACTGATTGAGAAGACCCCTTCTTTTCATCGCTGAGCGAGCGGTGGAAAATGCAGGCTTCCAAACTGCGTGATGGGCTTTATTGACGCACTGTCGACTGCAATACTTCTGTTCGACATGAGAAGGTGAAGTAAGGAATGG encodes:
- a CDS encoding DUF1073 domain-containing protein, translating into MWPWKKEKQAHTSPEVRRNSFFSTDIDFAIPDNPAKRMRRMRDYMAMTFQRTVDDLTPVDENGMSIAMDNPDLTSVKLRNGIGLGGYIPETQFAWYCGQGFIGYQAAALISQNWLVKKACAMPAKDAARNGYETSVNDGTEVDPEILDYVREQDKKFEILRNCVEFLDLGRTFGIRVALFNVESPDPEYYSKPFNPDGVKPGSYKGISQIDPYWITPELGGDAAANPAAPDFYEPTWWRINGQRVHRTHLVIFRNGNLPDILKPAYLYGGLPIPQLIAERVYAAERTANEAPMLAATKRMMVMKADLTQIVANQQQFDARMAYQTQVQNNYGVKFVGLDDEFQQFDTSLADLDAVIMTQFQIVAAAAGVPATKLLGTSPKGFNATGEFEESSYHEELESYQQHDLSPLVNRHHLLLVRSHVAPKFKIKPFNTEVAWKPVDALTADEQAEVNLKKAQTDVHLAEAGAVDGTDIRQRLITDPDSGYNGMDPVVPNGPGDREFQAEIAAQSSESEINPDENETAE
- a CDS encoding HNH endonuclease signature motif containing protein translates to MKPAAERVRSLLYYKSYELKEPFTWQDWYGLALKAADSHAEYGELMIKIDGSFYPADQLAWLIMTGEWPDHEIIHADGNKLNNSWDNIKEKVLSAKAA
- a CDS encoding phage minor head protein, with protein sequence MLSVRKQPWSNRSQKGIIKGKPLNPSAAIEQRYYNALHVLIARMLAETELELRKLFKTEHAEEFFAQDASISSQARILTNALIKKYTDLFASLSRPMAEEFARESNKSSDIAVKSSIRHLSDELALSTKTITSGPLNDILTATVAENVGLIKSIPAQYLGGVQGAVMRSITTGNGMQDLVPYLQKHKGITLRRARMISQDQVKKSFSALSKARMEKVGVTSYIWRHTAGSRHPRKLHIGMSGSIFRYDDPPVIDEKTGERGIPGQAINCACRMQPVLNFEE